In the Saccharococcus thermophilus genome, TCGCAAACAAGGAAACGCTTGTGACGGCCGGACATATTGTGACAGAAGCGGCGAAAAAACAAGGCGTTCCTTTGTTGCCGGTAGACAGTGAACATTCAGCCATTTTCCAATGCCTGCAAGGAGAAAAACGGGAGCATATCGAAAAAATTATTTTAACGGCGTCCGGCGGCAGTTTTCGTGACAAGACGCGGGAAGAGCTAAAACATGTAACGGTTGAAGAGGCGCTGCGCCATCCGAATTGGTCGATGGGGGCAAAAATTACGATTGATTCGGCAACCATGATGAATAAAGGGTTGGAAGTAATTGAGGCGCATTGGCTTTTTGCATTGCCTTATGAGCAGATTGATGTATTATTACATCGGGAAAGCGTCATTCATTCGCTCATTCAATTTCGCGATACAAGCATCATCGCCCAGCTTGGCACACCGGATATGCGCGTGCCGATTCAATACGCATTAACATACCCGAAACGTTTGCCGCTAAATAGCGTCAAACCGCTTGACTTGGCGGAAATAAGTACGCTGCATTTTGAACGGATTGACTTTGCGCGTTATCGTTGCCTGCACTTGGCTTACGAAGCAGGAAAGAGGGGCGGTTCGCTGCCGACGGTATTGAATGCTGCCAATGAAGAAGCGGTTGCCGCTTTTCTTGCCGGCCGTATTGAATTTCTTGCTATTGAAGAATGTATCGAACGTGCGCTGGAGCGGCATGAATTTGTCCAAAAACCGTCGCTTGAGGAGATTCGGCAAATTGATGCGGAAACGCGCAAATACGTTCAGTCACTACTATAAAAAAGGTGGTTGAAACATTGGAACCAATCATTGCATTTATTGTTATTTTTGGTGCGTTAGTGTTTTTCCATGAGCTTGGCCATTTGATATTCGCAAAGCGGGCAGGGATTTTATGCCGTGAGTTTGCCATCGGTTTCGGCCCGAAAGTATTCTCCTTTAAGAAAAACGAAACCGTCTATACGGTTCGTCTGCTTCCGTTAGGCGGTTTTGTCCGCATGGCCGGCGAAGATCCGGAAGTGATTGAAGTGAAGCCGGGACAAGTGGTCGGTTTAGAGCTCGACCGTAATGGCAATGTCAATAAAATTATTATCAATCATAAAGACGAGTACCCGAATGCGAGAATGATTGAAGTCGAGGAAGCGGATTTAGAGCATCGCATGTATATTACCGGCTATGTCGATCAAAACGAAGAAAAGTTGGAACGTTTTTCGGTAAACGAGCCTGCTTTCTTTGTTGTTGACCATCAAGAAATTCAAATCGCCCCTTATCATCGCCAATTTGTGGCAAAGACGTTAGGACAGCGGACAATGACGATTTTAGCGGGGCCGCTGATGAATTTTGTACTCGCCTTTGCCGTATTTTTGATCATTGGTTTGCTGCAAGGATATCCGGTTGACAAGCCGATCATCGGTGAACTGACAAAAGAAGGCGCCGCAAAAGAAGCCGGTCTTCGGCAAGGAGATATCGTGCTTTCGATTGATGGCGAGCCAATGAAGACATGGACGCAAATCGTCAATATTATCCGCTCCCATCCGGAAGAAAAGCTGCTGTTTAAAATACAGCGCGATGGGAAAGTAATGGATGTTACGGTCATACCGGAGGCCAAAAAAGTGCAGGGAGAGACGATCGGCCTGATCGGCGTGTACGGACCGATGGAAAAATCGGTGTTTGGCTCATTAAAGCAAGGCATGCTGGAGACATATTATTGGACAAAAGAAATCCTTGGCGGCCTTGGGCAGCTAGTGACCGGCCAGTTTAAGCTCGATATGCTGTCAGGACCGGTCGGCATTGCCGTTTCGACCGGAAAGGTCGCACAGTCGGGAATTTATTATTTAATGAAATGGGGAGCGATTTTAAGCATCAACCTAGGCATTGTCAATTTGCTGCCGCTTCCTGCGCTCGATGGCGGCCGCTTGCTCTTTTTCGCCATTGAAGCGTTGCGCGGCAAGCCGATTGACCGCCAAAAAGAAGGAATGGTTCATTTTATCGGTTTTGCGCTTCTTATGTTGTTAATGCTAGTCGTTACATGGAACGATATTCAAAAATTTTTCTTATAAAAGCGAGTGAAAGAAGGGACCTGTTTTCCCTTCTTTCCGGAAAACAAAAGAGATAGAGAAAAAGGGGTTGCGAGAAGATGAGACAAAGTCAATCGTTTATTCCAACATTGCGAGAAGTGCCGGCAGATGCGGAAGTAAAAAGCCACCAGCTTCTGTTGCGCGCCGGATTTATCCGGCAAAGCGCCAGTGGCGTATATACATTTTTGCCGCTCGGGCAGCGCGTGCTGCAAAAAGTAGAAGCGATTATTCGCGAAGAAATGAACCGCGCCGGAGCGATCGAATTGCTTATGCCGGCGTTGCAGCCAGCGGAATTATGGCAGCAGTCCGGACGTTGGTATTCCTACGGCCCGGAGCTGATGCGCCTGAAGGATCGCCATGAACGCGATTTTGCGCTCGGACCGACACATGAGGAAATGATCACGGCGCTCGTGCGCGATGAAGTAAAAACATATAAGCGCCTGCCGCTTACCCTTTATCAAATTCAAGTAAAATTCCGCGATGAAAAACGCCCGCGCTTTGGATTGCTACGCGGCCGTGAATTTATTATGAAAGACGCTTATTCGTTCCATACATCGCAAGAAAGTTTAGATGAAACATACAATAAAATGTATGAAGCGTATTCTAATATTTTCCGTCGCTGTGGCTTAAATTTCCGCGCCGTCATTGCCGACTCGGGAGCGATCGGCGGAAAAGATACGCATGAATTTATGGTATTATCGGATATCGGCGAAGATACGATTGCCTATTCCGACGCCTCTGATTACGCGGCAAATATCGAAATGGCACCAGTTATTACTACATACGAAAAAAGTGATGAGCCGCTTCGCGATTTGGAAAAAGTGCATACGCCAGGGCAGAAAACAATAGAAGAAGTAGCTTCCTATTTGCAAGTGACGCCGGAAAAATGCATCAAATCGCTGCTTTTTAAAGTGGATGACCGCTACGTACTCGTGCTTGTCCGCGGCGATCATGAGGCCAATGACGTCAAAGTGAAAAACTTATTTGACGCCTCGGTCGTAGAGCTGGCAACACCAGAAGAAACGAAGCAAGTAATGAACTGTGAGGTCGGTTCGCTCGGTCCAATCGGTGTGAGCGAATCTGTTGTCGTCGTTGCCGATCATGCGGTAAAAGCGATTGTCAACGGTGTATGTGGGGCAAATGAAGCAGGATACCATTATGTCGGCGTAAATCCAGAACGTGACTTTACCGTATCCCAATATGCCGATTTGCGTTTTATTCAGGAAGGGGATCCGTCGCCGGATGGAAAAGGAACGATCCGCTTTGCCCGCGGCATTGAAGTCGGTCATGTGTTTAAATTAGGCACGCGTTACAGCGAAGCGATGAATGCGGTTTACTTGGACGAATATGGACGTTCGCAAACGATGATTATGGGCTGCTATGGCATCGGCGTTTCGCGGCTCGTGGCGGCGATTGCCGAACAGTTTGCCGACGAAAATGGTCTTGTCTGGCCAGCGGCCGTAGCACCGTTTGACGTTCATCTTATTTCGGTCAATGCAAAAAATGAAGAGCAACGCCAGCTTGCCGATGAATGGTACGAAAAGTTAGGACAAGCTGGTTTGGAAGTGTTATATGATGACCGTCCGGAACGCGCCGGCGTCAAATTTGCCGACAGCGATTTAATTGGCATTCCGATTCGAGTGACGGTTGGAAAACGGGCGAGTGAAGGAATCGTTGAAGTAAAAGTGCGGCAAACTGGCGAAGCGATGGAAGTATCGGTGAATGAACTCATTGATACGATTCGCCGCCTGCTAAAGTGACAAACGAGAGAAAATGGACAAGGGCTGTGCTGGTGAAAAGTAGATAAGGTACTTTTCCGACAGCCCTTTTGTTATGATAGAAAGAGACAGGTAATTTCGTTGAGAGGAGAAAGGATCGACGTCATGTTAACGAAAGAACAAAAAGAACGATTTCAAATATTGTTGCAGCAGTTGCAATTGACGTCTGACGAATTCGCGCCTTATTTTCGCGAAGCGGGCATTCTCAAACTAGTAGTGGAGAAGGAACAAAAATGCTGGCATTTTTACTTCCAGCTTCCGAAAATTTTGCCATTCCAAGTGTATGAGCTGTTTACGGAAAAATTAGTTCAGGCGTTTCATCATATCGCAAACGTAAAATATACGATCCAAACCGTAGATCCGCACTTTACGGAAGCGGATGTCCGCGGCTATTGGCAACATTGCCTAAAAGAATTGCAAGAAGGAGTTTCCCCGCTTTTATCGTGGCTTTACGACCAATTTCCAACGGTGAAAGGGAATAAACTATTTGTTATCGTCCGCAATGAAGCAGAAGCGCTCGCGGTAAAACGTCGCTTTGCGAGAAAAATAGCGGAAGTGTATCAGTCGTTTGGCTTTCCGTTATTGCAGCTTGAAACGGA is a window encoding:
- the dxr gene encoding 1-deoxy-D-xylulose-5-phosphate reductoisomerase, giving the protein MKYISILGASGSIGTQTLDVIRSHPDEFQLAAASIGKNVDMARAIIEEFAPRLVAVADRDAYDKLRSEYAGKIKIIYGEEGLIEAAVFPKTNIVVTAVVGSVGLVPTLKAIEAGKTIALANKETLVTAGHIVTEAAKKQGVPLLPVDSEHSAIFQCLQGEKREHIEKIILTASGGSFRDKTREELKHVTVEEALRHPNWSMGAKITIDSATMMNKGLEVIEAHWLFALPYEQIDVLLHRESVIHSLIQFRDTSIIAQLGTPDMRVPIQYALTYPKRLPLNSVKPLDLAEISTLHFERIDFARYRCLHLAYEAGKRGGSLPTVLNAANEEAVAAFLAGRIEFLAIEECIERALERHEFVQKPSLEEIRQIDAETRKYVQSLL
- a CDS encoding proline--tRNA ligase, translated to MRQSQSFIPTLREVPADAEVKSHQLLLRAGFIRQSASGVYTFLPLGQRVLQKVEAIIREEMNRAGAIELLMPALQPAELWQQSGRWYSYGPELMRLKDRHERDFALGPTHEEMITALVRDEVKTYKRLPLTLYQIQVKFRDEKRPRFGLLRGREFIMKDAYSFHTSQESLDETYNKMYEAYSNIFRRCGLNFRAVIADSGAIGGKDTHEFMVLSDIGEDTIAYSDASDYAANIEMAPVITTYEKSDEPLRDLEKVHTPGQKTIEEVASYLQVTPEKCIKSLLFKVDDRYVLVLVRGDHEANDVKVKNLFDASVVELATPEETKQVMNCEVGSLGPIGVSESVVVVADHAVKAIVNGVCGANEAGYHYVGVNPERDFTVSQYADLRFIQEGDPSPDGKGTIRFARGIEVGHVFKLGTRYSEAMNAVYLDEYGRSQTMIMGCYGIGVSRLVAAIAEQFADENGLVWPAAVAPFDVHLISVNAKNEEQRQLADEWYEKLGQAGLEVLYDDRPERAGVKFADSDLIGIPIRVTVGKRASEGIVEVKVRQTGEAMEVSVNELIDTIRRLLK
- the rseP gene encoding RIP metalloprotease RseP — encoded protein: MEPIIAFIVIFGALVFFHELGHLIFAKRAGILCREFAIGFGPKVFSFKKNETVYTVRLLPLGGFVRMAGEDPEVIEVKPGQVVGLELDRNGNVNKIIINHKDEYPNARMIEVEEADLEHRMYITGYVDQNEEKLERFSVNEPAFFVVDHQEIQIAPYHRQFVAKTLGQRTMTILAGPLMNFVLAFAVFLIIGLLQGYPVDKPIIGELTKEGAAKEAGLRQGDIVLSIDGEPMKTWTQIVNIIRSHPEEKLLFKIQRDGKVMDVTVIPEAKKVQGETIGLIGVYGPMEKSVFGSLKQGMLETYYWTKEILGGLGQLVTGQFKLDMLSGPVGIAVSTGKVAQSGIYYLMKWGAILSINLGIVNLLPLPALDGGRLLFFAIEALRGKPIDRQKEGMVHFIGFALLMLLMLVVTWNDIQKFFL